The DNA sequence CAAATATGCATCTTCTTCTTGTCCCGTCATATAAGGCAGTCTCATGAGCTATTGCGTTTCTAATTTGAGTATCGTCCAAACAGAACATGGTATAACCATCTTCATGACTTATCAAACTGGAGATTCCCCAACGGACTTTTTCTTGAGTTCATCTATTTCAGGAATACTTCTGCCTTTAGATATTCTTATTATAGAGTACAACAGTTTTGCGTGTTTGCCATAATATTCTACCAGATATTTGTATGATGCACATAGGTGATCGAATTTCTTCTGTGTAAATATAGAATATCCTTCGCTTATGAGTTTTGCAGTATTTACCAGTTTACTGAAATTGAATACTACTATCTGAGAGTGCACTAAGGGCATATAGGCAGAGTTGTATAGCTTAAGAAATCCTTTGATTTTAAACAATGTTGCAGTCAATTCAGAAATCGCCTTGTCGTACTCTTTTATCTTTGTGTCAAAAAGGAAAGGAATGTTGGAATTGTCCCTTAACATCATATCCAGAATGTTCTTGTAAATCACTCCAAATGCAGATTCATTTTTTCCGACTTTAAGTGTTGTGTTTTTCGCAAGAAATAAGGCAATTTCCTCGTCGATATCTCTAAACTGTCTCAGTATTGATTCATCATTCCTGTTCCTGGCATAAACCAGAAAGTTAAGTTTCAAAAGTTTTGATAAGAGTTTAACAAACCCTTCATCCACGTTAAGAAGCTTTGTTTTTGATATTTTAAATGGGCTTAAACCAAGGGTAGAGTAGATCCTTTGAATAGATTGTCTAAAGAGTTTACTTGTGATGTAATCACATATTTCATCTATGTTCAAATCACTTGTAAGGGCATTTCGTATTACCGCCTCTACATTGTCAGTATTAAACAGGAACTCCTTTAGAGTGTCCGCTGATTGTGGTAGCTTAATTTTTGTTTTATCCAATTTAATAAATATTTTAAAACCTTATTTAGATTTATTCCTTGGTTGAAAATTTTTATGGGCTTCTTCCAACGGCAAGCCAATTATTAATCTGAATGACCAGAATAACATTACATCGACTCAAATCTGATCAGGAGGGCGCCACTTCAGGCATTGAATTATCATCGCCAGGATAATCGCCATAGTCCTCTATACCTTCTGAATATCCCCTTCCACCTTCTTCATCATTGTATTCAACTCCCATATCACCCAATTCATTGTACAAGAGGGTCTCGTCGCTGAAGAAGTATTTGCAGCTGTTGCACCAGTATTGAAATTGGCCGCCCATAGAAGGTTGAAAGTAAGGAACCCGGCCACTATGGTTCGTTATTACATCATCATTCTTCCTGCACTTTGGGCAATTGGGAAGTGTAATAGGTTCGAAAATTGTATCACAATGCTTACAGTAAAAAGTTCCATACTTGCCTGTTCTGTACACCTCATCCGCTTTTCCGCAGAAAATGCATTTAGGTATATCGGTGTTCAACTCTCCTTCGGACATGAATATTGATACACTGTTATGGATTATTAGTTTATCGGGAAGAAACAATATAGATTCCAGAAGTTCTTAAATAGCATATAATCAGCCCAGAATGGCATAATAAGTAACAGTGCTTCTCTCAGCACAACTGAATAATTGGAAAATATGGTTCATCTGACTTTCATGTGGGTTCTCGTGAGTTGGATGGTATGAAAAGCTCGTTTTTCATGGGTTGTCCGAGCTCCATGACATTCAAAATGGATAACATCTTACTAATTCGGGTATCTCACATTTCATGTAATGCGACACCCTATGTCGTATAATAAGTTTAAATGGTAGAAATAATCTTCGATTGAAGAAATTCTTACATCTCCCCCCTTCTGGACTTGATAAATTCTATAAAATCCCTGGAGTACTTTTTGTTCAGCATCAAATGGTACCCTTCAGCACCAATATCAATATGAACGCGTCCACCAGTTTTTATTTGCCAAGTATTGTGCAAACTGGGCCCAAAGAAATCATTCCCCTCCGTGAATGTAACGACACCGTGAATGCCCTCCATTTTTTCGGCGTAAGCAACCACTTCCTCGATAGTGGGGTTCAGGCTTAGAATTTCACTGAGAGCCTTTTTGACAGATTCCAGAGCTTTTGTTGGTTCTCTTACTGCTCCGGAGGAATACCTTACTTCATCCCAGTAATCTTGTAATGACCTCCCTTCCCTAAAGAGTCTCAGTGCAGTTTCCGCCTTCCATTTCCGTGGAAACTTTCGGTTGAATACCCACCCATCGCCTTCACCTTTTATAATCCACTTTTTGTCAAGTTTTTCGACTCTCATCAGGGTTCAACCATAAACAGACTAATTTTATTGTATTTATAAAGGCTTTGCTAAATGGTATCCATCCAAATAACAGTTGGTAACAACAGAATTTATGAATCAGTCAAGGTAGTTTCAAGGCCTCTTAGACTTTCAGTATATAAATTGAATATTTTTGTCCAGAACTTCTCTCGATCTTCAACTGGATAAGACCCGTTCACTTGCTTTATTAAATTAATCCCATCTGGGGAATTCTTGTGAATCGGCCATTGATTTCTTATTTTGACAATGTTCCTTAGATTTGTTATAATTTCTTTTTCATAGCCATTAATATATACTTTTAGAAACTCTTCCAGGACATTTATGGAACCATCACGAGGCTTCGTTGTAATTCTTTTTTTAAGGTCTGCAACATTAATTCCATCAATCAGTGTTCCTAGCGCTGCAAGGTTAGCCACTAAACAATCGTCATCATAGCAGTCTTTACTAATTTGTTTCAATGACTTTTCGTCCTGTTTTAACAGTTCAAATTTGTACTTCGACATAGATAATTCATTTATTCGGCTCCTCAAGTCGATCAATATACTTATTTTGCTGCGAGAATCATAGGAGATATCCATACCATAGGCATAATATCTAACTTTCTTTAGCTGAAGAAACAACTCGTCATCTAAAGCATCAAATTTCGATCGCAACTCTATAAGGGCAGAATTTTCATACAATTTAACTTGAATTAGATTATAAAGTTCGATATAGAGAGAATCCCCTCTTTTACAGATGTCCATCAAAGAGGCGAATATGTCTGGCTTAAACTTGGATCTTGCTATTTTTTCCTCGGAATTTTTAATTCTCTTGACTGAAGATCGGAATCTATCCATATTTTCCATTAATTGTTTCAGCCAATATTCGGCGTATGAATCTGGCTCAAATTCATTTCTGTTTTCTTTAATGATTACATTAATAAAATTTGTCATCGTCCATTGAATCTCGTCCCTGATCGATGCTATCTTTTCCGCGTAACTTGCTACTTCACTTCCCTTTATGCCATTATCAATAACTATATCCCGTAAATTCTTGTCTCTCGCAATGAAGTTTTCTAAATCTAACAACTCGATTTTTTCACTAGCATACTTTCTGTAGTCATCCAAAGATTTCCTTTGTTTTGTTACTTCGCCAGTCTCATTATCTATCTGTTCTTCAGGATCTGGAAGGTTGAATTCTTCTAGGAGTTTTCTAATATCACTCATGAACATATGTTTCAATATGGCATCTTTAGCGTACTTTTCGATTGCTTGTCTCTCAGATACAGCCTCCCCTTGTACCCCACTCCAGAATCGGTCCCAGCTTTTACTCATACCATACAAGATCCCAGCTTTCTTCGGTGGTTTAGGATTACTCATTCGAGGTCCCTTATAAAATAAGAACACTCAATATAATTTAAAAATATCTTTCTAGAACCGATACAAGAAATGCAGAATCACTATAGTGGAAATCTGCTCTCTGGATGGATTTATGTTTGGCCTATTCAAGGATTCCCATATTTCATTCACGCAAGGGCTCCCGGCATGGATCTTGGAGGTTCGGAGCAATAGGTTGAAAGAGGGTGTTGTGCAGGGCAGATCATTCTCGGAACTATTGGACGAGGCTGTGAAGAGATACATCAACCGGAGCATTGGCTCTGCACAGGCCATTGAAGAACTCATTGAACTGGCAAAGAAAATGCATGAATACCAGAAGCGGGAAGAAAAGTTACATCTCACTGAGGACGAAGTTGCCTTCTATGATGCCCTGGCAAACCATAAGACAGCAAAGGCTGTACTTGGAGACGACACGTTGAAGGATATCGCAAGAGAATAGATTATAGCATTGAAAAAGAACGTGAAAATAGACTGGACTATCCTGGGGAGTATACAGGCTCAGATGAGACTGGTTGTAAAAAAATTCTGAGGAAATACCATTATCTCCTAGACAGACAGAAAAAGGCCGCAGACACCGTGCTGGAACAGGTTAAATTATTTGCCCAGGGGTGGGCAGTTGCATGACTTCTTTCTCATTATTTGCCTATTTCCAATGCTAGTAAGTTTTTAATTTATTCCAAATATTACCGTTAATGCCACAATTGCTAGAAGTAACCCATATATCGAAAAGAGGAGCATCAATGAGGATTACACTTCCCAAGAAAGCAGCTGAATGCATCAATGCGGTGGCCGGGGACATCATAGGATTCTATGAAGAGGATGGGAAGGTCTTCCTGAAGAAAATGAAGTGAGGGATAGCTGATATCAGACTTGAAAACATAGTTCAGTTAAACTTGCCATAATTCATAGTTACCTGAATCTTGTGCATTTATAAAAGGTACTTCATATGGGACATTTCTCTCATGATCCAGGTATCGGCTACCAGTATTACACAAAATTTGGGATAATATCAATTTTGACTAGTCCATCACTGCACTTCTATCTTTATTTCTCTGTGAATCTTTCCATCTACTCAAATCATATAGCCTGTATACGCACTAATTCTTATTACCTATCCATAATGGTCTGCCAAGTATGCATTGTAAAACAATAGCTGTAGGCTCAAAGAACTCATGAAACCAATCAGAAGTGGTAGGCTCTTCAACAATATTCGAATGAACATAGTCATTAAGCTTGGAATATATCTCCGAGTAAATTATACGTCCGAAATAACCCTTTACTGGCTTTTGTATCTCTTTAAATGACTCTTTAATGCACGAATTAATGTTTCTTAGCTCTTCTTTATTTAATTGAAGTTTTACCAATTTAGACATCGATCTAGTGTCAGGTCTCGAAATAATACCGTAAATGGTTGCTTTATTCTCGCAATTCTTATAACCGCACCGGTTAGTCTCTGTTTCGTCATCAAATTCCGGCCCGATGAAGGTTAATTGCAATAGATCCTGCTTTAATTCATCTGATAGATCGCCTTTAATACCAAATCTGTCTTTCAAATCATTTAACATATCGCTTTCATGCTCTCTGCATGCTCTCAAACAATGTTCATCGTTGCTCATCAACATCCCATAAAAGTATTCGCTATTGCCAACAGTCTCATTTGCAATATCTGACCACTGATCAGTATCCTTTAAAAAGTTCATAAAAAATTCATTGAGTGACCTTTCTAATAAGCTTTTCAATTTCTGCTCAATTTTTCTTGGTATTTTATGCTTGTCAAAAGCAAATTTTGAAATGATATCTGGATAAAATTTATCTGACAGTTCCCGCAAAGAGTTTTTTGCGGGCTTTCTTTCTTCGCCAATCTCTAATGTTGGAAGAATTAAACTCTCCAAGCTCAGAGGAGTCAATTTGCCCCAATATCTGGAAAAAAAAGCGCTGGCAAATGGATTTATGCCATCTTCGCTTTTTATACTATCCGGCACCCATGATGAAACAGTAAATAGACCTGCGAAAAGAATATCTAAGGCCGATCTAATTTCCCTTAGTGAATACTTGATATATCCCTCCCCAGCCAACTTGACTGAAATTGCTAATTCCCCAAAAATATCTGCAAATAGAAGTCCAAAGTCTCTTTCAATTTTACTCCTTGTATTGTCTTCAGAAATAGAACCAAGATACCAGGAATAATTGTCAAGAAGTTCTGATAAATATGAAACAGCTTTTGAAATTTCTTCACTGTTAGGATAAGGGACATTGAAAATTTCATAAAAGTCTTTAGGAAGTTGTCCTTTTTGCGCCCATTGTGTAAGGTTAATTATATCCGGATTTTTTGTCATTCTATTTTCGCCTTAGATTTAGAAATGAGGCAACATACTTTAAACTTATATCGCTCACGTCTCTCTAAATGTCCTTCATATCTAAATAACTCTCAAAGGTATCATAGCGTCCCAAATCTCGTGTATTTATAAAGGATACCGCATCTAAAACATTGCCTCTTAATAAACAGGTACCGTCTTCTAGAGTTAAACAAAATTCGGGATATTATCGACATACCCGATTTATGTAAAGAATGTGGCAAAGTGGGTATTAGTAAGCTAAAATCTTTCTCTACACTCAATGCATTGAAAGATTATTATACACTGACTACTTAAACAACCCATGAAGTGTCCGATATGCGGCGGGGAGAATTCTAACAGTTTTTTTAAATCATGGCAATATGGACTCTATACTGTTCAAAGAACACAATGCTCTGAATGCGGAGAGAAGTTTAATATATACAGAGGAGAAAATAAAACATTCACTGTTCCAAAAGCTACAGATGGTGATCTCTCTGGAAAATGAAAATTTCGGAAAAGCGTTCTGGTATGAGCGTCTTACAGAACTAGGCTATCCCGTTAAAGAAACTGAGATTCCTGTAAATTTCCTAAGGGAAAGAAAGGCGATACCTCCAGGTACTAATCTCAAGAGGGGCCTTCTTTATTATTCGGACCCTTTGACGTTTGACTTAATACTTTTGGAATTTGATAAGTTACCACCCAGAACAGCAGCTTCAAGAATCTCGCGTTACTGGAAATCCCACCAGCAAGGGAGACAACTGATAATTTTTGAAGACGGGCACGATAGTTACGCAATAGTTATTCCGGGGGCATATGAAGAAGGTACCTCAAAAGCCAGAATACTTGGACTTTCTGATACAATATACCACACGGATGCTGAAGCTCTGAACTCTCTCAGATTTGTTTCTGATAAGAAAGCGATGAGGGAAGCCTATGACAATCATTTCCTGCCGTATGAAAAAGTAAGAGAAGAGTTTTTCCTGGAATACAGGAACATGTATCAGGAAATTTATGGAATAACCAAGGATATCCTTGGACCAAATGCCAGCTCATATTCCCAAAGATTTCTGGGCAGACTCATGTTTCTTTACTTCCTTCAAAAGAAAGGATGGTTGAAGGGAGACAAGAAATTTGTAAACACTATCAAAGACTATGGAGAGCTGAACTGGACTTTTTACGAAGCACTCAGTAAAGAAGGTAATAACGGTTTTCCATACCTGGATGGAACCCTATTCGAGAGAGAGGAATATTTTTCACAAAGCATCGAAAAAAGTTTGCTAGACTCCATGAATAACGCTTTCTATAAGGCCAGAGAGTTTCTGAATAAATACAACTTCACTGTGGACGAACTATCTCCTAATGATCTGGAGGTAAGTGTTGATCCTGCAATGATCGGGACAATATTTGAAAATATGCTGCCAGAGAATGAAAGAGGTTCGAAGGGTACTTTCTATACACCGCTTGAGGAGATATCTTTCATCTGCAGGAGGGCACTGTCGAATTATCTTGGAATACCTGAGCGAGTTATAATAGTGGACGGAAAACAAAAGCTGGAGGATGGTGTTGAAAATCTCATCAGATCATTTGAGGAAAAGAAAAATGAAAAAGAGGTGCTGGAGCTCAGAAGAAAACTATTGGATATCAGAATATTAGATCCAGCAGTAGGCTCAGGAGGATTCTTACTCGGAATGATGCATGAGATTGTTGGAATACTTAAGAGAATTGATGAATCCGCTGGATGGGAACCTCGCGTAGACCACTATAAAGACAAGATACTTCAGAATCTCTTTGGGTTTGATATAGAAGGGGAGGCGATAGAGATCGCAAGGCTTCGTCTATGGCTTTCCATGATCGTCGACAAGAAGGACCCAGAAGTTCTCAGAAGTTTAGACATGAATCTGGTGACAATCGGCGATTCGTTGGTAAAACCACAAGGAGTTCAGGCAAAGTTGGGCGATGAGTCGCTTGACATTTTCGATAGAATGAGCTTTATCAGGGGGAATTTTATCAACGCTACAAGTTTTAGTGAAAGGGCAAAATTAAGGAAAGAATTGGCCAATATACAGGATGAGCTCGAGAAGAAGACCGGGATTAAGGGAGGCATGATAGAGTCATGGCTTCCTGAGAAGGCAGACATCATTATCATGAATCCACCATATGTTAGGCAAGAGTCCATCCCGGCAGAGAAGAAGAAATACTACACTTCAACATACAAAATTGACCGGAAATCCGACCTGTATGCTTATTTCATCCTGAGGGCTGTTCAACTCATCAGGAGTGATGGTATCGTGTCCACCATATGCTCGGATAAGTGGCTTGAGACCGATTATGGCTTAGATATTCAGAAATGGATCTCCACAAGGTTGATAGCAGTATACGGCCAGAGAGAACGAACTTTCGGGGCTGATATTAACAGTATAATCTTTGTATATGGCAACAAGACGGACAGTTTCGCCAGCACAGACTTCACATACCTTGAAACATACCCGTCCAGATTGATCAGAAATCACACACAGTTCAAGAGGGTGGAAATGAAGCCAGGAAAGTGGTTCTACCTCCGTGCCCCTAGATTATTCATGGAGAAGATATATCCAAAACTCACGCACAAGTTAGGGGACTTTGCCGATATCAAATTTGGTATAAAAACTGGAGCGAACGAATTCTTCTACATGAGAGATGTGTCTTTGCAGTATGGGACTGATTACCTTGCGAATCCGAAAAAGTTTGAGGATTGGGGTGTCAGTGCCAGGAATGAGAAGGAATTGAAGGAACAGAGCCTGATTTATATTGAGAATGAAGGGGGCGAGAGGTTTGTAATAGATATCTCAGATGCAAAACCACTGGTTAGAACGACAAAAGACTTAAGGGGATACAAAATTGACAAGGTGGAAAGATTGTGTTTGTACACCAAAACTCCTGGAGTTATGACACAAAAATATATTGAATGGGGTAGAAATCAATCAGCAAGCATCAGGGGACAAAAAGATCCTGTCATAGGGTATAACAATAGGCCATCGGTATCCGGAAGGAAAAAATGGTATTCTCTTAACGACCTTGAACCTGCAAACATTATCTTGCCAATGTACGTAATGGATAGATTTTTCATCCCATCATCAGATGAACCTGTTATATGCGATCATACATTATATACAATAAAATCGAACACAAAAGGAATAGTGGCGTATCTGAACTCAACGATATTTTACATAACAATGGAACTCTACCTGAGAAGGCTAGGTGGAGGTGTAGGTGAGATCAT is a window from the Thermoplasmatales archaeon genome containing:
- a CDS encoding Type I restriction-modification system methyltransferase subunit, yielding MDSILFKEHNALNAERSLIYTEEKIKHSLFQKLQMVISLENENFGKAFWYERLTELGYPVKETEIPVNFLRERKAIPPGTNLKRGLLYYSDPLTFDLILLEFDKLPPRTAASRISRYWKSHQQGRQLIIFEDGHDSYAIVIPGAYEEGTSKARILGLSDTIYHTDAEALNSLRFVSDKKAMREAYDNHFLPYEKVREEFFLEYRNMYQEIYGITKDILGPNASSYSQRFLGRLMFLYFLQKKGWLKGDKKFVNTIKDYGELNWTFYEALSKEGNNGFPYLDGTLFEREEYFSQSIEKSLLDSMNNAFYKAREFLNKYNFTVDELSPNDLEVSVDPAMIGTIFENMLPENERGSKGTFYTPLEEISFICRRALSNYLGIPERVIIVDGKQKLEDGVENLIRSFEEKKNEKEVLELRRKLLDIRILDPAVGSGGFLLGMMHEIVGILKRIDESAGWEPRVDHYKDKILQNLFGFDIEGEAIEIARLRLWLSMIVDKKDPEVLRSLDMNLVTIGDSLVKPQGVQAKLGDESLDIFDRMSFIRGNFINATSFSERAKLRKELANIQDELEKKTGIKGGMIESWLPEKADIIIMNPPYVRQESIPAEKKKYYTSTYKIDRKSDLYAYFILRAVQLIRSDGIVSTICSDKWLETDYGLDIQKWISTRLIAVYGQRERTFGADINSIIFVYGNKTDSFASTDFTYLETYPSRLIRNHTQFKRVEMKPGKWFYLRAPRLFMEKIYPKLTHKLGDFADIKFGIKTGANEFFYMRDVSLQYGTDYLANPKKFEDWGVSARNEKELKEQSLIYIENEGGERFVIDISDAKPLVRTTKDLRGYKIDKVERLCLYTKTPGVMTQKYIEWGRNQSASIRGQKDPVIGYNNRPSVSGRKKWYSLNDLEPANIILPMYVMDRFFIPSSDEPVICDHTLYTIKSNTKGIVAYLNSTIFYITMELYLRRLGGGVGEIMVDDYEQMPVPDLRKLNLTSINVSLNRDVKRYFEEVRADDRKDLDSELMNLLGIDDLPLDQFYNEFVGLVGDRILKAGRSLKPKEDVDEQNN